The candidate division WOR-3 bacterium genomic interval ACAAAAAGGTCTGATAGCCCATCACTGTCAAAGTCTCCTATGAGATAGGCGGCACAGTCGTTTAGACCTGGGATTCGGACAGTGTCATACTGAGTTCCATTGAGCTCAATTGCATAGAACTCACGGCTGGGCGGAATTTCTGGAAATGCATAAATCTCTATAAGTCCATCGTGGTCACCGTCACCGCAAACCACGCCTTTATCATTAGTAAAAGGGATGCGGGTGTACTCTCGGAATTCAAAGGAGTCGGTATAGGATGTCAAAGTCAGAAGGACGGGGAACAGAATGTGAACAGCCACAAATTCATTATAGCCTTCTTTGGAGGATAGTCAAGTTAAAAAGGAGGTGAGTATGTAAAGAAAGAAAAAAGCAGAAAAAAACAGAATGGAGAGGTCTGCAAGGACAAAAAAGAAAGGAGTAGAGATGAAAAGGCAGAGTGTTAAGGTTGCCCAGTTGACGGGCATTTTATTGTCTGCTATGCATCGGCTTGAAGCATCAGGAATAATAGATACCAAGAAAATGGTCTTGATGCGATAAGGAGAGTGAGGATGGATGCGGGGTGCTACTACCAGCGCCCCGTTTGGCATTACCGGTTGGATAGTGCTTGACCTTTTGCCCGGTGCCAATGACATTCGCCACCTTGCACCAGGTGTCTATTTCATCCAGAGCAGTTCAGGGATAGGGCGAAAGGTTGTGATTGTAAGGTAATCAGGTCTGTTGGTGGAGGTGGTGATAGATTTTCTCGGCAAGGCTTTTGCCGATGCCTTTGACCTTGGCGATGTCGTCGATGCTGGCACCGCGCAGTTTACTTATTGAGCCGAAGTGGCGGATTAAAGCCTGACGCCGGCAAGGACCAATATCAGGGATTGTGTCCAGTTCAGAAACAACCATCCTTTTACCCCTGATTTTGCGATGCAGGGTGATGGCAAAGCGGTGGGACTCATCACGGATACGCTTGAGGAGTTTGAGTGCGGGGGATGTTAAGGGGATGGAGATCTCCCTGCCGTCAAGGTAATAGAGGGTATCGGTGCGTTTGGCAAGACCGAGGATGGGAATCTCCTGGTCAAACTGGTGATAGGCGTTGATTGCGGCTGAAAGTTGCCCCTTGCCGCCGTCAACAAGCACCAAGTCTGGCAGAGGCAGGTTTTTCTCCAAGAGCCCCTTGACCCGGCGGGCAAGGACCTCGGCAATCATCGCAAAGTCATTTGGACCGGATACGGTTCTTATCTTAAAAAGCCGGTAATGGCTTTTCAGCGGCCGGTCATCCTTAAAAACAACAACCGAGCCCACCGCATTTGTTCCCTGCGTATCGGAGATGTCAACCCCTTCAATCAACCTTGGTGGTGCGGGCAGGTTAAGGATTCTTGCCAGCTCCTGATTTGCCTTGGGGATGCGCTCCTCCTGGGGCAGAATCTCCACAAGCGCCTTTTCGGCATTCCGCTGAGCCAGTTCCACAAGCGCGCGTTTCTCCCCGCGGCTCGCGGTGACAATCTTCACCCTCTTATTGCGGCGCTCGGCAAACACCTCTTCAAAAAGGTCAACACCAGCAATCGGAGAAGGCAGGACAATCTCATCGGGCAGGTCTGCAGTATGGGTATAAACCGAGCGCAAAAGCCCCTCAAGAATCTCCTCGTCCGGGACCGTTTCATCTGCGGCAAGGGAGTACTGTTCCCGGGCAACAATCCTCTTTTCCCGGATTCGGAAAACAACCCCAACCGCACCCTTTATGCCCTTTGCGAGCCCAATAACATCGCGGGCGGTCGGGTCCTGGGTGACAACCTCCTGATGCCTGACAACCTCGCGCAGGGCAAGCAACTGGTCGCGCAATATTGCCGCCTGCTCATAGCGCTGGCTTTCAGCCTCCTGCCACATCCGCTGTTCAATTTCTTCGGTAAGTTTCTCAGAGCGACCTGAGAGAAAGGCAATCACACTCTCAACAACCTGGCGGTAGTCCTCTGCGGTTATCCTGCCGATACAGGGTCCAAGACAGCGCTTGACCTGAAAGTTCAGGCAGGGTTGTTTGACCGTCTCATCGGGCAGTTCCCTTTTGCAGGTGCGCAGTTTGAATATGCGCCGCACACCCCTGAGCGCCTTGCGCAACTCCTTGGCACTGGTATAAGGTCCGAAGAGAACCGAGCCATCAGGCTTAATGTTTCTCGTGATGAAGATGCGCGGGAAGCTTTCCTGAACGGTGATTTTAAGATAGGGGTACTTCTTGTCGTCCCGGAGACGGACATTATAACGGGGCTTTTTGATTTTTATCAGACTTTCCTCCAAAAGTAGCGCCTCAACCTCAGAGCGGGTGACAATGGTCTCAAGGTCAAGGACCCGGCGTAGAAGTGCAGCCAGCCGGGGCTGGAACTGAGGCTGAAGGTAGGAGCGCAAGCGGTCACGCAAACTGCGCGCCTTACCGATATAAAGAACCTTGCCCTGCCGGTCCTTTAAAAGATAAACGCCCGGCTCATTGGGCGCCGCCTTTACCTTTTCACTAAAACCCATCGCAATGTAGTTTGTCGTTCTTGGGTTCTGGTTCTTAATCTTCCCAACTATGAACTCCGAACCTAAAACTATAAACTATCTCTACCCTTTGACAACTCCGAGTGGTCTCATCCGCGCCACCTTGCGGCAAATCCCGGCCCGGTGGCACACATCAACCACCTGGTCAACATTCTTGTAAGCGTCCGGCACCTCCTCATTCAGGACATCACGGCTTGCCGCCATCACCAAGATTCCTTTTGCCCTGAGTTCTGCGGCAACATCCCGGCGCTTGGTCTCCTCCAGCGCCTTGGTCCTTGACCAGACCCTGCCAGCACCATGACACGCAGAGCCAAATGTCTGCTGCGCCGCGGTGTGTGTGCCCAAAAGCAGATAGGAGCTTGTGCCCATATCACCGGGAATCAGGACCGGCTGACCGAGATGGCGGTATTTTTCTGGCAGGGCAGGATGACCCGGTGGAAATGCCCTGGTTGCCCCTTTACGATGGACGCACAGTCTTATCCTTTTACCGTTGATTTCATGCTCCTCAATCTTGGCGATGTTATGGGCAACATCATATACCTGCGTCATTCCCAATTTCTCAATTGGCAGACCAAGAACCTGAGCGAATGCCTCGCGCACCCAGTGGGTGATTGCCTGCCGGTTTGCCCAGGCGTAGTTGGCAGCAGCAACCATCGCCCCGAAATAGCGCTTACCTTCAGGCGAGTCAATGGGCGCACAGGCAAGCTGCCGGTCAACAAGTTCAATCCCGTATTTGCGGGCAGCGGCAATCAAAGACCTGACATTGTCATCACAAATCTGATACCCGAGACCGCGCGACCCGGTGTGAATCATCACCGTAACCTGACCGAGATGGATACCAAGCTCAGCTGCCGCCTTCTGATCATAGATTTCAACCACCTCCTGAATCTCAAGGAAGTGATTGCCCGCACCCAAGGTGCCTAACTGCGGCATACCCCTTTCCAGAGCCCTCTGGGACACACCGGCAAGGTCTGCCCCTGGCA includes:
- the uvrC gene encoding excinuclease ABC subunit UvrC, which codes for MGFSEKVKAAPNEPGVYLLKDRQGKVLYIGKARSLRDRLRSYLQPQFQPRLAALLRRVLDLETIVTRSEVEALLLEESLIKIKKPRYNVRLRDDKKYPYLKITVQESFPRIFITRNIKPDGSVLFGPYTSAKELRKALRGVRRIFKLRTCKRELPDETVKQPCLNFQVKRCLGPCIGRITAEDYRQVVESVIAFLSGRSEKLTEEIEQRMWQEAESQRYEQAAILRDQLLALREVVRHQEVVTQDPTARDVIGLAKGIKGAVGVVFRIREKRIVAREQYSLAADETVPDEEILEGLLRSVYTHTADLPDEIVLPSPIAGVDLFEEVFAERRNKRVKIVTASRGEKRALVELAQRNAEKALVEILPQEERIPKANQELARILNLPAPPRLIEGVDISDTQGTNAVGSVVVFKDDRPLKSHYRLFKIRTVSGPNDFAMIAEVLARRVKGLLEKNLPLPDLVLVDGGKGQLSAAINAYHQFDQEIPILGLAKRTDTLYYLDGREISIPLTSPALKLLKRIRDESHRFAITLHRKIRGKRMVVSELDTIPDIGPCRRQALIRHFGSISKLRGASIDDIAKVKGIGKSLAEKIYHHLHQQT
- a CDS encoding RtcB family protein; protein product: MWNGPLEKIDDTRVLIPKSYKPGMRVDGIIYADANLLDDIKQDQAPEQVANVATLPGIVGASLAMPDIHWGYGFAIGGVAAFDLKDGVISPGGVGYDINCGVRLLRTSLERKDLKPELLEKLLRAIFYNVPSGVGSKGKIRISKELVAQVLTRGARWAIEQGYGSEEDLEYTEEKGEMPGADLAGVSQRALERGMPQLGTLGAGNHFLEIQEVVEIYDQKAAAELGIHLGQVTVMIHTGSRGLGYQICDDNVRSLIAAARKYGIELVDRQLACAPIDSPEGKRYFGAMVAAANYAWANRQAITHWVREAFAQVLGLPIEKLGMTQVYDVAHNIAKIEEHEINGKRIRLCVHRKGATRAFPPGHPALPEKYRHLGQPVLIPGDMGTSSYLLLGTHTAAQQTFGSACHGAGRVWSRTKALEETKRRDVAAELRAKGILVMAASRDVLNEEVPDAYKNVDQVVDVCHRAGICRKVARMRPLGVVKG